AGTCATTGGAAATTTGCCTCCTAATAATCATAAATCTAGGACTGTGACAATTCACAGTCCTAGATATTTTAACATACTTTTTTGATTAGCGCTCGTTAATTGGAACGTATTTTTGCATATCTGGACCAACATATTCCGCACGTGGACGGATTAAGCGGTTGTTTGCATACTGTTCTAAGATGTGCGCTACCCAACCTGAAGTACGAGATACTGCAAAGATTGGTGTGAATAAGTCATGCTCGATACCTAAAGAATCATATACTGATGCTGAGAAGAAGTCTACGTTTGCAGGTAATTTCTTTTGCTCAACGATCATATCGTGGATTTTCACTGACATATCGTATAATTCTGGTTTACCAGTTAACTTAGTTAACTTTTCAGACATTACGCGTAAGTGAGGTGCACGTGGGTCTCCACCACGGTAAACGCGGTGACCGAAGCCCATGATTTTTTCTTTGTTATCTAATTTGTTTTGTACCCAAGATTCAACGTTCTCTAAAGAACCAATCTCAGTTAACATTTTCATAACTTGCTCGTTTGCACCACCGTGTAATGGGCCTTTTAAAGCGCCGATAGCTGAAGTTACACCAGAATATACATCTGATAACGTAGCTACACATACACGTGCTGTGAATGTTGAAGCGTTTAATTCGTGGTCAGCGTGTAATACTAACGCTTTGTCGAATGCTTCGATTTCGATAGGTGCTGGCTCTTCGCCTTTTAGCATATATAAGAAGTTCGCTGCATAACCTAATTCAGGTTTTGGAGCTACTGGTTCTTTACCTTGACGTACACGTGCGAAAGTAGTTACTACTGTACCAATTTTCGCTTGTAAGCGGATTGCTTTACGGTAGTTTGCTTCAGCTTCCATAACGTCTGCTTCTTCGTCAAATGCACCTAACATAGATACAGCTGTACGTAATGCAGCCATTGGGTGAACTGTGTTTAATGGCATAGATTTAAATAAATCTGTGATTGCCGCTGGAATTTCCATGTTTTTAGCTAATTCTGCTTTTAAGTTAGCTAGCTCTTCAGCGTTTGGTAAACGAGTATTCCATAATAAGAATACTACTTCTTCAAAAGTTGCGTTGTTCGTTAGGTCGTCGATGCCATACCCTACATATGTAAGTGTATCATCGATAATTGAAGAAATTTTCGATTCTGCTGCTACGATACCTTCTAAACCTTTAGTTGCTGACATAAAAAATCGCTCCTTCACTTTATAAATTAGTTTTGTAAGTGCTTTCTTTTTATTACATTAAAAAGAACTACACTCATACTGTTCTGCTCAATGAACCTATAAGTAAATCGCTTACATCATTCATTATAATCAATTTTGACGGCTTTGTGAATGAAATAGTTCGATTTTAAGAAAAAAATGTATATCTGATAGATTATGTGCACGAAAGAGAGTATCTCGTTAATAACGAGATATATATGGCATATTTTAGGAGTGATTTGAATCGAAGTAAAAAAAAACACCACAACCTGGCTATTAAAAATTAGGAATATAGGCGTTTTCTTATTGTATATGATGCTCTTCTATTTTATACCACCTATCATATTTGGCCTATTTTTTGCTTACTTAGTGTTTCCGATTTTTAATTACTTTGGACGCCTTTTCCGAATCCCCTTTTTTCTTGTAGTTGCTGTATTCTCCACTTTCTTATTTGCTGTCATTGGCGCGATACTGTTTTTAATCTTACATAGCTTAGTCATACTACTTCCCACGCTGCAATCTACTATTCATCTATTAGAAACAAATTACGATAGCCATCCATTGTTTCCGTTTATACTCGATAAATTCTCAAGTGTACTCAATGAGTTCATGCTGTATCTAGTTGATTTTATCAAAAATAGTTTACATTCTGTTTTTGAATTGCTTATTTTTATTGTGACGTTTTATTTTGCACTATTTGAAAGCAAACGAAATCGGATGTGGTTCTTTGCTTATATCCCTCGCATGTACCGGGAAACTTGGTCTCGCTACTTTCAAAAAGCGATGCAGCTCATTAGCTATTTCTTGCTCGTTGAAATGCAGCTGTTTACCTTAACGTTTTTACTACTGAGCCTCGGGTTTTATTTATTGCAGTTCGAAGCCTTTTTCATGAAAGCCTTTTTAATCGCTTTTGCAGACTCCTTACCGTTTTTAGGCATCGGTATTTTTTTAATTCCACTAGCCATTTATTTTTTTATAGTAGGACAGCCTGTTGTTGGCACACTCATAATTGCACTCTATATTTTTGTCCAAATAATAAGACAGCTAACTGAATCGATGCTGTGGAGTCATACGTTTCATTTACGTATGATCCACACCTTTATCATCAGCGCTGCCTCGGTTTTATTATTTGGTTTATACGGAATTATTTTAAGTCCCATCTTACTAATGCTTGCCATAAAAGCAAAGCAACATCCTATCTTTGCACGATAATAACATTGCCGCTTTTCATTTTTTTACGTAAGAAATAAAAAATCATTGGTTTAAATACATTACGCGTAACGCCTAGGACGAACAATAAACCAATCACGTCTGTAATAAAGCCAGGCGCCACCATCATGACACCACCGACAAAAATCATAAATGTTTCAATCATCGCAACACCGGGTGGCTGCCCTTGCTGGATACTTTTTTGAATATCTTGATACGATTTCATACCACGTTTTTTAGCAATCATAACACCTATGACTGATGTTAAAACGATTAATAATAATGTATAGAAAACGCCGATAGCTTTACCAATCAGTATGAACACGGCAATTTCTGCAAATACAAGCGCTAAAAAGCCCCATAATAACTTTTTCATATAAACTGCCTCCTCTTTACTAATGTATACGAATTATAGTAAAAAAAGTTTCAAAATTGCTCATAAACCTAACATTTGATTGATTTTTCTAATAGAATTTCACTTGATTTATTTGTGGGCTACGGCATGACAGCATTATGGCCACGTGGTACGTGTCCATACTACTGTCTTTAATGCCGTTTGCGATGCCCACCAACCCATCATTTTCCTCTCGTCATAAAGTTAAGAGCACAAAATCAAGCCGCTTGCGCTAACGCGAGGCGGCAGATTGTGAAAAGGTTTGGCGCGGAATGAAGGAATACTTCGAACACATTGCTTCAACGAAAGGAGTTGGACGGAGTGGAGGGGCCGACTTCTAGAGGATAAGCGTGCGCGGAAAATCCAATGTGAAGTGCCACCGTCAGAGGCACTTCACATTTAGTTGGAGCCACGCCCTCAGAGTAGAAGAACGAATGCTAAGTGCGCCACGTCCTGTGGCAACGCATTCGTGACCAACATCGTGTTGACCTCCCGCAGCGCAGTACAACGGACTCGAGCTTCAAACATCCTTGCTTCAACACGTTTCCCACGTAGCAGAACAGCTCTAAATTAAATGTATAAAAAAATCCATTTTCACAACGGAAAATGGATTTTTATTTGTTTAGCTTTTATAGTACGCTCGCATGGCCTTTATAAATAACGCCTGTTTCTGCGTCCATTGTGATTTCTTGGCCGTGGCGGATTAATGTTGTTGCTTCTTTTACGCCGACGATTACAGGAATCCCAAGGCTTAAGCCCACTACTGCTGCGTGCGATGTTAAACCACCCGCTTCGGTAATAATCCCTACACAGTTTTCGATGGCTGGCATCATTTCACGGTCAGAACCAACCGTAACGATGATAGCGCCTTCTGTATCATACGCTAATGCTTCGCCTGCATTTTTCGCTACGATTGCTTTACCAACAACCGAAGATTTCCCAATGCCTTGTCCGCGCGCTAGTAAGTCACCGATGATGTGCACTTTCATTAAGTTTGTTGTACCAGCTTCACCAACTGGTACACCCGCTGTAATCACGACAACATCTCCGTGTTGGACGAATCCATGCTGTAATGCCTCGTCAACTGAAAGCTCTAAAATTTCATCTGTCGTTGTTACGCGGTGCGTTAAAATTGGTTTTACGCCCCACACTAATGTTAATTTTTGCGCTGTTGACGCTTGACTAGTTACAGCGATGATTGACACACCTGGACGGTATTTTGCGATCATTTTTGCTGTGTTACCACTTTCGGTTGGTGCTAATACTGCCGCTACCCCTAAATTGATAGATGTGAACGCTACTGCTTGTGAGATTGCTTCTGTCATGTTTGCTTCTCTTTCGCGGCTACGTTGCGATACGATTTGACGATAATCCAATGCATTTTCTGTTCGTTCAGCAATTTTGTTCATCGTTGCAACAGATTCTACTGGGTAAATACCAGCCGCTGTTTCACCTGAAAGCATAATTGCATCCGTTCCGTCCATGATGGCATTGGCTACATCTGATGCTTCTGCACGTGTTGGACGTGGGTTACGTTGCATAGAGTCTAACATTTGTGTTGCTGTAATAACTGGTTTCCCAACTTGGTTACATTTTTTAATTAGTGATTTTTGTACAAGAGGTACTTCTTCAGCTGGAATTTCTACCCCTAAATCACCACGTGCCACCATTAAACCATCTGACACTTCAATAATGGCATCAATATTGTCTACGCCTTCTTGATTTTCGATTTTTGGAATAATTTGAATGTGGCTACCGTCATTTTGCTCTAATAGCTCACGGATTTCTAATACATCTTTTGCCGTACGCACGAATGAAGCGGCGATAAAGTCAACACCTTGATCAATACCGAATAAAATATCAGCTGCATCCTTTTCCGTAATCCCTGGTAATTTCACAGAAACACCCGGTACGTTAACACCTTTTTTATTTTTTAAGATGCCCGCATTTTCAACGATTGTGTGAATTAACCCTTTATCAACATCTTTCGCTAATACACGTAATTCAATTAAGCCATCATCTAATAAAATAACGTTGTTTTGTTCGACATCTTCGATTAAACGTTCATATGTTACAGAAAAACGAGACTCATTTCCAAGTACTTCTGTCATTGAAATATCAATTACTTGACCTGTCACTAAATGAATTTCGCCGTTTTCCATTGAATGCGTACGAATTTCAGGACCTTTTGTATCTAATAAAATGCCGACTGGTTTTTTCATACGATCAGATGCGTCACGGATCGCTGCAATGCGCACTGCATGTTCTTCATGATTACCATGCGAGAAGTTTAAGCGGGCTACGTTCATACCAGCCGTGATTAATTTATCTAGCATTTCTGGTGATTCACTTGCAGGACCAATCGTACAAACAATTTTCGTTTTTCTCATAGTTTTGTCATCTCCGTTTTTCCACTCTAGATTGAAAGTTCTTGTGATAATGTGTAAAGACTTAAATCAGCTTGATGTTTTGTTTCAAATGCTTCTTTTAAATCATAATCGATTACTAGATGATTTTTCACGCCAACTGCTCGGCCACCTTGTTTTTCAAGTAAAAGTTCAACAGCACGCGCGCCAAAACGACCAGCGAGTACACGGTCACGAGCTGATGGAGAGCCACCACGTTGTATATGCCCTAGTACCGACGTACGAATTTCTACACCCGTGCGTTCTTGTAATTGCTTAGCAAGCTTATGACCGTTCATAACACCTTCTGCAACGATGATGATACTATGACGTTTACCACGCGCTGCACCTCGTTCTAAGCGTGTCACAATATCCTCGA
The sequence above is a segment of the Solibacillus sp. FSL H8-0523 genome. Coding sequences within it:
- the citZ gene encoding citrate synthase, with protein sequence MSATKGLEGIVAAESKISSIIDDTLTYVGYGIDDLTNNATFEEVVFLLWNTRLPNAEELANLKAELAKNMEIPAAITDLFKSMPLNTVHPMAALRTAVSMLGAFDEEADVMEAEANYRKAIRLQAKIGTVVTTFARVRQGKEPVAPKPELGYAANFLYMLKGEEPAPIEIEAFDKALVLHADHELNASTFTARVCVATLSDVYSGVTSAIGALKGPLHGGANEQVMKMLTEIGSLENVESWVQNKLDNKEKIMGFGHRVYRGGDPRAPHLRVMSEKLTKLTGKPELYDMSVKIHDMIVEQKKLPANVDFFSASVYDSLGIEHDLFTPIFAVSRTSGWVAHILEQYANNRLIRPRAEYVGPDMQKYVPINER
- a CDS encoding AI-2E family transporter, coding for MYMMLFYFIPPIIFGLFFAYLVFPIFNYFGRLFRIPFFLVVAVFSTFLFAVIGAILFLILHSLVILLPTLQSTIHLLETNYDSHPLFPFILDKFSSVLNEFMLYLVDFIKNSLHSVFELLIFIVTFYFALFESKRNRMWFFAYIPRMYRETWSRYFQKAMQLISYFLLVEMQLFTLTFLLLSLGFYLLQFEAFFMKAFLIAFADSLPFLGIGIFLIPLAIYFFIVGQPVVGTLIIALYIFVQIIRQLTESMLWSHTFHLRMIHTFIISAASVLLFGLYGIILSPILLMLAIKAKQHPIFAR
- a CDS encoding FxsA family protein; amino-acid sequence: MKKLLWGFLALVFAEIAVFILIGKAIGVFYTLLLIVLTSVIGVMIAKKRGMKSYQDIQKSIQQGQPPGVAMIETFMIFVGGVMMVAPGFITDVIGLLFVLGVTRNVFKPMIFYFLRKKMKSGNVIIVQR
- the pyk gene encoding pyruvate kinase, translated to MRKTKIVCTIGPASESPEMLDKLITAGMNVARLNFSHGNHEEHAVRIAAIRDASDRMKKPVGILLDTKGPEIRTHSMENGEIHLVTGQVIDISMTEVLGNESRFSVTYERLIEDVEQNNVILLDDGLIELRVLAKDVDKGLIHTIVENAGILKNKKGVNVPGVSVKLPGITEKDAADILFGIDQGVDFIAASFVRTAKDVLEIRELLEQNDGSHIQIIPKIENQEGVDNIDAIIEVSDGLMVARGDLGVEIPAEEVPLVQKSLIKKCNQVGKPVITATQMLDSMQRNPRPTRAEASDVANAIMDGTDAIMLSGETAAGIYPVESVATMNKIAERTENALDYRQIVSQRSREREANMTEAISQAVAFTSINLGVAAVLAPTESGNTAKMIAKYRPGVSIIAVTSQASTAQKLTLVWGVKPILTHRVTTTDEILELSVDEALQHGFVQHGDVVVITAGVPVGEAGTTNLMKVHIIGDLLARGQGIGKSSVVGKAIVAKNAGEALAYDTEGAIIVTVGSDREMMPAIENCVGIITEAGGLTSHAAVVGLSLGIPVIVGVKEATTLIRHGQEITMDAETGVIYKGHASVL